Proteins from one Sarcophilus harrisii chromosome 2, mSarHar1.11, whole genome shotgun sequence genomic window:
- the TLX1 gene encoding T-cell leukemia homeobox protein 1 — MEHLAPHHLHPGHAEPISFGIDQILNSPDQGSCMVSASRLQDADYGLGCIVSSAYNTMTGSYGGAGGGSGGGGAGPGPGPGAGAGAGGGGGGGAGGYGAGGGSACSMASLAGSYNMNMAMGSGGGGSGGALSSAGVIRVPAHRPLAGAVSHHQPLATGMPTVPAVPSVNNLTGLTFPWMESNRRYTKDRFTGHPYQNRTPPKKKKPRTSFTRLQICELEKRFHRQKYLASAERAALAKALKMTDAQVKTWFQNRRTKWRRQTAEEREAERQQANRILMQLQQEAFQKSLAQPLQADPLCVHNSSLFALQNLQPWSDDTAKITSVTSVASACE, encoded by the exons ATGGAACACCTGGCCCCGCACCACCTCCACCCGGGCCACGCCGAGCCCATCAGTTTCGGCATTGATCAGATCCTCAACAGTCCGGACCAGGGCAGCTGCATGGTGTCCGCCTCGCGCCTACAGGACGCAGACTACGGGCTCGGCTGCATAGTTAGCAGCGCCTACAACACCATGACCGGGAGTTATGGGGGAGCAGGCGGCGGCAGTGGTGGCGGCGGAGCTGGCCCGGGGCCCGGGCCCGGGGCGGGAGCCGGAGCAGgaggcggcggtggcggcggcgctGGGGGTTACGGGGCCGGCGGCGGTAGTGCCTGCAGTATGGCTTCGCTGGCCGGCTCCTACAATATGAACATGGCCATGGGCAGTGGGGGCGGCGGGAGCGGGGGCGCGCTCAGCTCCGCCGGAGTGATTCGGGTGCCTGCCCACAGGCCTCTGGCCGGAGCCGTTTCTCACCACCAACCCCTCGCCACCGGCATGCCCACCGTACCCGCAGTACCCAGTGTCAACAACCTCACAGGACTCACTTTCCCCTGGATGGAGAGTAACCGGCGATACACAAAGGACAGGTTCACAG GTCACCCCTACCAGAATCGGACGCCCCCGAAGAAGAAGAAACCGCGCACATCCTTCACACGCCTTCAGATCTGCGAGCTGGAGAAGCGCTTTCATCGCCAAAAGTATCTGGCGTCAGCCGAGCGCGCGGCCCTGGCTAAGGCGCTCAAAATGACCGACGCGCAGGTCAAAACCTGGTTCCAGAATCGGAGAACGAAATGGAG GCGGCAGACAGCGGAGGAGCGGGAGGCGGAGAGGCAGCAGGCTAACCGCATCCTCATGCAGCTGCAGCAAGAGGCCTTCCAGAAGAGCTTGGCTCAGCCCCTGCAGGCTGACCCGCTCTGCGTGCACAATTCATCACTCTTCGCCCTGCAGAACCTGCAGCCCTGGTCCGACGACACTGCTAAGATCACCAGCGTCACGTCAGTGGCCTCGGCCTGCGAGTGA